The Tardiphaga alba genome includes a window with the following:
- a CDS encoding sugar kinase, with amino-acid sequence MTDQPKRVVCIGLPVRDLTFAVESVPGRGQKFPSQRFAQIIGGNALNAAIGVSRLGGKAVMTGPMGDKSETSDQFLLDDLHKEHIDSSHLVHMPGLVTPISAVMIDPTGERTIVTFRDPELWKVKLPAHDVLLKDCDAILIESRCAGFATDLCIEARHRGIPVVVDIDSTISQHEGLLNASSHLIFSDDALQSTAGIHDSLKALQKLSKLTPSFLAVTRGPRGTLWLDENGAPKETPAFPVHVVDTLGAGDIFHGAFALEFAAGKTVPEALRFASAAAALKCTRYGGAFACPQRAEVEQLLRDSKVGALS; translated from the coding sequence ATGACTGACCAGCCCAAGCGCGTAGTGTGCATCGGCCTGCCTGTGCGCGACCTGACCTTCGCCGTCGAATCCGTGCCCGGTCGCGGCCAGAAATTTCCTTCCCAGCGCTTCGCGCAGATCATCGGTGGCAACGCGCTGAACGCGGCCATCGGCGTCAGCCGCCTTGGCGGCAAGGCTGTGATGACCGGTCCGATGGGCGACAAGAGCGAAACGTCGGATCAGTTCCTGCTCGACGATCTTCACAAGGAGCATATCGACTCCTCGCATCTCGTGCATATGCCGGGGCTGGTGACGCCGATCTCGGCGGTGATGATCGATCCCACCGGCGAGCGCACCATCGTCACCTTCCGCGATCCCGAATTGTGGAAGGTGAAGCTGCCCGCCCATGACGTGTTGTTGAAGGATTGCGACGCGATCCTGATCGAAAGCCGCTGTGCCGGCTTCGCCACCGATCTGTGCATCGAGGCGCGCCATCGCGGCATTCCCGTTGTCGTCGATATCGACAGCACGATCTCGCAGCATGAAGGCCTGCTGAATGCGTCCTCGCATCTGATTTTCTCGGATGACGCCCTGCAATCCACCGCCGGCATCCACGACAGTTTGAAAGCCCTGCAGAAGCTGTCGAAGCTGACACCGTCCTTCCTCGCGGTGACCCGCGGGCCGCGGGGCACGCTGTGGCTCGACGAAAACGGCGCCCCGAAGGAAACCCCGGCTTTCCCGGTCCATGTGGTCGATACGCTCGGGGCAGGTGATATTTTCCACGGCGCCTTCGCGCTGGAATTTGCGGCCGGAAAGACGGTGCCGGAGGCGCTGCGCTTCGCGTCGGCGGCAGCTGCACTGAAGTGCACGCGCTATGGCGGCGCCTTTGCCTGCCCGCAACGTGCTGAAGTTGAACAGCTTTTGCGGGACTCGAAAGTCGGCGCGTTGAGCTGA
- the nudC gene encoding NAD(+) diphosphatase, which yields MTSKLFPLGQPAFISNTLDRAAHLRFNDEKLFALENKSDSRAYVIYRDSLVMKKDGDNVRALLSIDEAVKFGANPGTIFLGLRDGAAVFGMGISAQAAEKLVGREDVAVSELRGMAMQGVVPPDQLSAIAQAKSMVSWHQRHGFCANCGAKSSMAEGGWKRVCPTCKTEHFPRTDPVVIMLVEKGDKCLLGRQKQFAPGMYSCLAGFVEAAETIEDAVKREIFEESGIRCTDVTYYMTQPWPYPSSLMIGCSARALTDEIVIDKMELEDARWFDRDEAMLMWKREHPDGLAGPHPFAIAHHLLGRWLHPDQA from the coding sequence ATGACAAGCAAGTTGTTTCCCCTTGGCCAGCCGGCCTTCATCTCCAACACGCTCGATCGTGCGGCGCATCTGCGTTTCAATGACGAGAAACTGTTTGCTCTGGAAAACAAGAGCGACAGCCGCGCTTACGTGATCTATCGTGACTCGCTGGTGATGAAGAAGGACGGCGACAATGTTCGCGCGCTGCTCTCCATCGATGAGGCCGTGAAATTCGGCGCCAATCCCGGCACCATCTTCCTCGGCCTGCGCGATGGCGCGGCGGTGTTCGGCATGGGCATCTCGGCGCAGGCCGCTGAAAAGCTGGTCGGTCGTGAGGATGTTGCTGTGTCCGAACTGCGTGGCATGGCCATGCAAGGCGTGGTGCCTCCCGATCAGCTCTCGGCGATCGCACAAGCGAAGTCCATGGTGTCGTGGCATCAGCGCCATGGCTTCTGCGCCAATTGCGGGGCGAAATCGTCCATGGCCGAAGGCGGCTGGAAGCGCGTCTGCCCGACCTGCAAGACCGAGCATTTCCCGCGCACGGATCCCGTCGTCATCATGCTGGTGGAAAAGGGCGACAAGTGCCTGCTCGGCCGCCAGAAGCAGTTCGCACCCGGCATGTATTCATGCCTCGCCGGCTTCGTCGAAGCCGCCGAGACCATCGAGGATGCCGTCAAGCGCGAGATATTCGAGGAATCCGGCATTCGCTGCACCGATGTCACCTATTACATGACGCAGCCTTGGCCCTATCCGTCATCCCTGATGATCGGCTGCTCGGCGCGGGCGCTGACCGACGAAATCGTTATCGACAAAATGGAACTCGAAGACGCCCGGTGGTTTGACCGTGACGAGGCGATGCTGATGTGGAAGCGCGAGCACCCGGACGGGCTCGCAGGACCGCATCCATTCGCCATCGCGCATCATCTGCTTGGACGGTGGCTGCATCCCGACCAAGCTTGA